In the genome of Triticum urartu cultivar G1812 chromosome 5, Tu2.1, whole genome shotgun sequence, one region contains:
- the LOC125509635 gene encoding ABC transporter G family member 1-like has translation MASEQLLPAVPRWRPSPPREQSRPGHAADDEGPSDTASDVLGGSLRSTDGFPFGSGSSFPPPPFAPMPVTLPRSRTSSSLEISVENGAGAVPAVLRETSLRRVDQGVVLSWEDLWVSAAGGKAGRVPILRGLNGYARPGEVLAIMGPSGCGKSTLLDALAGRLGSGVSQKGDILINGRRQKLSYGTSAYVTQDDVLMTTLTVREAVRYSASLQLPSGMSAAAKRDRAEETLREMGLEGAADTRIGGWMHKGISGGQRRRVSICMEILTRPALLFLDEPTSGLDSAASFHVVSRIARLARREGMTVVAAVHQPSTEVYGLFHGLCLLAYGKTVFFGPAAETNQFFALSGFPCPSLMNPSDHFLRTINKDFDNDIEEGLGGKKTTTAENIDALVVSYKSSVYMDKVTRQIADIRGTVGEVVKMEGQQPSFLMQSLVLTKRSFINMYRDLGYYWLRFAIYIALCLCCGTIFYDIGHSYGSIQARGSMLMFVGAFLTFMAIGGFPSFVEDMKIFGRERLNGHYGVSSFVIANTVSATPYLLLISLVPGAMAYYLVGLQRSFDHFAYFALVLFMTMMLVEGLMMIVASAVPDFLMGIITGAGIQGVMMLNGGFFRLPHDLPKPVWRYPMYYVAFHKYANQGFYKNEFLGLTFPNNQVGGAATITGDEILREYWQVEMGYNKWVDLAVLFGMVILYRVLFLAIMKLTEKVKPMVNGLRFRSTQPSVHIADQGSEANGAM, from the exons ATGGCGTCCGAGCAGCTTCTGCCCGCCGTGCCGAGGTGGAGGCCGAGCCCGCCGCGGGAGCAGAGCCGTCCCGGCCACGCCGCAGACGACGAGGGCCCGTCCGACACGGCCTCTGACGTCCTCGGCGGCTCCCTGCGCAGCACCGACGGCTTCCCTTTCGGCAGCGGGAGCTCGTtcccgccgccgccgttcgctCCGATGCCGGTGACCCTGCCGCGGTCGCGGACCTCCTCGTCGCTCGAGATCAGCGTGGAGAACGGCGCCGGCGCCGTGCCCGCCGTGCTTCGCGAGACGTCGTTGCGCCGAGTTGATCAGGGCGTCGTGCTTTCCTGGGAGGACTTGTGGGTGTCGGCGGCCGGCGGCAAGGCCGGCCGCGTCCCCATCCTGCGCGGCCTCAACGGCTATGCGCGCCCCGGCGAGGTCCTCGCCATCATGGGCCCCTCCGGCTGCGGCAAATCCACCCTTCTGGACGCTCTAGCAG GAAGGCTAGGCTCTGGTGTCAGCCAGAAGGGAGACATCTTGATCAATGGCCGGAGGCagaagctatcctacggaacatCG GCGTACGTGACGCAGGACGACGTGCTGATGACGACGTTGACGGTGCGGGAGGCCGTGCGCTACTCGGCGTCGCTGCAGCTGCCGAGCGGCATGTCGGCGGCGGCGAAGCGGGACCGGGCGGAAGAGACGCTGCGGGAGATGGGGCTGGAGGGCGCGGCGGACACGCGCATCGGCGGGTGGATGCACAAGGGGATCAGCGGCGGCCAGCGGCGCCGGGTCAGCATCTGCATGGAGATCCTCACCCGGCCGGCGCTGCTGTTCCTGGACGAGCCCACCAGCGGCCTCGACAGCGCCGCCTCCTTCCACGTCGTCAGCCGGATCGCCAGGCTCGCCCGCCGGGAGGGCATGACCGTCGTCGCCGCCGTGCACCAGCCCAGCACTGAGGTCTACGGCCTCTTCCACGGGCTCTGCCTCCTCGCCTACGGCAAGACCGTCTTCTTCGGTCCCGCCGCCGAGACCAACCAG TTCTTCGCTTTGAGCGGGTTTCCTTGCCCGTCACTGATGAACCCTTCCGACCACTTCCTGAGGACCATCAACAAGGACTTCGACAAT GACATCGAGGAAGGCCTCGGCGGGAAGAAGACGACCACCGCCGAGAACATCGACGCGCTGGTGGTCTCCTACAAATCCTCCGTGTACATGGACAAGGTGACTCGGCAGATCGCTGACATACGCGGCACT GTAGGGGAGGTGGTGAAGATGGAAGGGCAGCAGCCGAGCTTCCTGATGCAGTCCTTGGTGCTAACCAAGAGGTCCTTCATCAACATGTACAGGGACCTCGGCTACTACTGGCTCCGCTTCGCTATCTACATCGCCCTCTGCCTCTGCTGCGGCACCATCTTCTATGACATCGGCCATAGCTATGGATCCATACAG GCTCGTGGCTCCATGCTCATGTTCGTAGGCGCCTTCCTCACCTTCATGGCCATCGGAGGCTTCCCGTCTTTCGTCGAGGACATGAAG ATATTTGGAAGGGAGAGGCTGAACGGGCACTACGGCGTCTCGTCGTTCGTGATCGCCAACACAGTCTCGGCGACGCCGTATCTACTCCTGATTTCCCTGGTGCCGGGTGCGATGGCCTACTACCTGGTCGGCCTGCAGAGGAGTTTCGACCACTTCGCCTACTTCGCGCTGGTGCTCTTCATGACAATGATGCTCGTGGAGGGCCTGATGATGATTGTGGCCAGCGCCGTGCCTGACTTCCTCATGGGCATCATCACCGGCGCTGGCATCCAGGGCGTCATGATGCTCAACGGCGGCTTCTTCCGCCTGCCCCACGACCTTCCCAAGCCGGTGTGGAGGTACCCCATGTACTACGTCGCCTTCCACAAGTATGCCAACCAGGGGTTCTACAAGAACGAGTTCCTCGGCCTCACCTTCCCAAACAACCAGGTTGGCGGCGCTGCCACCATCACTGGCGACGAGATCCTCAGGGAGTACTGGCAGGTGGAGATGGGGTACAACAAGTGGGTCGACCTCGCGGTCCTGTTCGGGATGGTCATATTGTACAGGGTGCTCTTCTTGGCCATCATGAAGCTTACCGAGAAGGTGAAGCCCATGGTGAACGGGCTTAGGTTCAGGAGCACCCAGCCGTCGGTGCACATCGCCGACCAGGGTTCCGAAGCAAATGGAGCAATGTGA